In Pelosinus sp. UFO1, one genomic interval encodes:
- a CDS encoding sugar ABC transporter permease, translating into MTTKIEQTNAKVNKWNQSPLKSMFNFNVKTYTMVFALVSIWLIFTFATNGDFLSARNLSNLFRQMSITGILSIGMVFVIIAGHIDLSVGSLMGLLGGIAAITNVWFKVDGILAMGITLLVGLLIGLFNGWLIAYKKIPSFIVTLGGLLVFRGILVGATKGTTVASLSPEIRFLGNAYLVEGIGIFLGLLAIATIIYTSISSRKLRVQYNLALRPLSVETLKIVFSAALILLLVTVLNSYQGFPVPVFILAVLAVIFTYVLNKTVFGRRIYAIGGNIEAAKLSGINVNKMTLSIFAINGFLVSIAGILLCSRLNAASVAAGQNAEMDAIAACVIGGASLMGGVGSIGGAIVGALVMASLDNGMSMLNIETFWQYIVKGSILVLAVWVDIATKNKK; encoded by the coding sequence GTGACGACGAAGATAGAGCAAACGAATGCAAAAGTGAATAAGTGGAATCAAAGTCCATTGAAATCAATGTTTAATTTTAATGTTAAAACCTATACTATGGTATTTGCATTGGTATCCATATGGCTAATCTTTACGTTTGCTACAAATGGAGATTTCTTGAGTGCAAGGAATTTATCCAATTTGTTTAGACAGATGTCGATAACTGGGATTCTTTCCATTGGTATGGTTTTTGTAATTATAGCTGGACACATTGACCTTTCGGTAGGCTCATTAATGGGTTTACTAGGTGGTATAGCAGCAATAACGAATGTGTGGTTTAAAGTAGATGGTATTCTGGCTATGGGAATTACATTATTAGTAGGTTTGCTTATTGGATTGTTTAATGGGTGGTTAATTGCTTATAAAAAAATTCCTTCCTTTATTGTGACACTTGGCGGGCTACTGGTATTTCGGGGAATTCTTGTGGGAGCAACGAAAGGCACTACCGTAGCATCCTTGAGCCCAGAAATTAGGTTTTTAGGTAATGCCTATTTAGTAGAAGGAATTGGAATATTTTTAGGGCTATTGGCTATTGCAACAATCATTTATACTTCGATAAGCAGCCGAAAATTGCGAGTTCAATATAACTTGGCCCTTCGCCCTTTATCGGTTGAAACCTTAAAAATTGTTTTCAGTGCGGCTTTGATATTATTGCTTGTAACTGTCTTAAATTCCTATCAAGGATTTCCTGTTCCTGTATTTATTCTCGCTGTATTGGCCGTTATTTTTACTTATGTATTAAACAAAACTGTATTCGGACGCCGAATTTATGCAATAGGTGGAAATATAGAAGCAGCTAAGTTATCCGGAATTAATGTTAATAAGATGACATTAAGTATATTTGCAATTAATGGATTCTTGGTTTCGATTGCAGGAATATTGCTCTGTTCAAGACTTAATGCTGCTTCCGTCGCTGCAGGACAAAATGCGGAGATGGACGCGATCGCTGCCTGTGTTATAGGTGGTGCCAGTTTAATGGGCGGTGTAGGAAGTATTGGTGGTGCTATCGTCGGTGCTTTGGTTATGGCTAGCTTGGACAACGGTATGAGTATGCTTAACATTGAAACCTTTTGGCAGTATATTGTAAAGGGAAGTATTTTAGTTTTAGCAGTTTGGGTGGATATTGCTACTAAAAATAAAAAGTAA
- a CDS encoding M20 family metallopeptidase yields the protein MWDERNALDLEKQLVSWRRLFHSNPEVSREEEETSREIAAILQSMGIEVLTFKDHFGVCGVIQGKYPGPTVALRSDMDALPITETNDVPYRSKRPGVMHACGHDGHMAILLGVAKEFSLCHGEFAGTIKFVFQPAEEAAPIGGAGLLIADGVLEDVDVIFGLHLWPDLPCGHIGTRQGPLMAASDRIGIKILGQAAHAGQPQHGVDAITMAADVIQGLGHIMNRQIDPLEAATLSIGNIQGGERYNVIAREVLLDGTVRTLSEKIRRQIAKKVERTITGITAAQGGSYALDYQYGYPVLSNWAEPTDLIILAAQQVLDNEQIHSDVQPVLAAEDFGRYLEKVPGAFFWLGCGKEGEENYHLHSSYFDIDEKALLIGSTIMYKAVLLALTHYNKEKV from the coding sequence ATGTGGGATGAGAGGAATGCACTAGATCTTGAGAAGCAGCTAGTTTCTTGGAGACGTTTGTTTCATAGCAATCCGGAAGTAAGTCGAGAAGAAGAAGAAACATCTAGAGAGATCGCTGCTATTTTGCAGAGCATGGGCATTGAAGTTTTAACATTTAAGGATCACTTTGGAGTTTGTGGTGTTATCCAAGGTAAATATCCTGGTCCTACAGTTGCCCTTCGGAGTGATATGGATGCTCTTCCTATTACAGAAACAAACGATGTTCCTTATCGTTCTAAGCGTCCAGGGGTTATGCATGCTTGTGGTCATGATGGCCATATGGCGATTTTGTTAGGCGTAGCCAAAGAGTTTTCTTTGTGTCATGGAGAATTTGCAGGGACGATAAAATTCGTTTTTCAACCTGCAGAGGAAGCAGCTCCAATTGGCGGTGCTGGTCTATTGATAGCAGATGGTGTCTTAGAGGATGTGGATGTAATTTTTGGTTTACATTTATGGCCAGATCTTCCTTGCGGCCATATTGGAACTCGTCAAGGTCCCTTAATGGCAGCCTCAGATCGAATTGGTATCAAAATACTAGGTCAGGCAGCTCATGCTGGCCAACCCCAGCATGGGGTTGATGCGATTACGATGGCTGCTGATGTGATACAAGGTTTGGGCCATATAATGAACCGTCAAATTGATCCTTTGGAAGCCGCAACACTTTCCATTGGCAATATACAGGGGGGCGAGAGGTATAACGTGATTGCCAGGGAAGTCCTATTAGATGGAACGGTACGGACTCTTAGTGAAAAAATACGTAGACAGATAGCTAAAAAGGTAGAACGTACAATAACTGGTATCACAGCTGCCCAGGGTGGAAGTTATGCTTTGGATTATCAATATGGTTATCCTGTACTAAGTAATTGGGCAGAGCCTACGGATTTGATTATACTTGCAGCCCAGCAAGTGCTCGATAATGAGCAAATACACTCGGATGTTCAACCTGTCTTAGCTGCAGAGGACTTTGGCAGATATCTAGAAAAAGTTCCAGGAGCATTTTTTTGGTTAGGGTGTGGTAAAGAGGGAGAAGAAAATTACCACTTGCACAGTTCTTATTTTGATATAGATGAGAAGGCGCTGCTAATAGGTTCTACTATTATGTATAAAGCAGTCTTATTAGCATTAACTCATTATAATAAAGAAAAGGTATAG
- a CDS encoding MurR/RpiR family transcriptional regulator, with translation MERNENIVSSCLPRIRSSFNDLTKTEQKTATYILENPSEVIHMTITELAEAAQNAEATVFRLCKKLGFSGYQELKIALAGDLYTPLESVYKEVDPTDSIRTMASKIFLGINEGLQDTLKIIDEDAIERAIQAITTTRRIDVYGSGGSAIIASDIEHRFMRFGISVRSYSDPHLQIASATLLQPGDLVIAVSHTGANRDVLEAVEMAKSNQVTTIAITSYLRSPLSQAVDIALHGMGREVTYRSEAMASRLIHLAIVDVLYVGSLLRQQDKIIENMKRVRKSIAKRKI, from the coding sequence ATGGAACGTAATGAAAATATAGTAAGCTCATGCTTGCCTCGGATACGCAGCAGCTTTAATGATTTAACCAAAACAGAACAAAAAACTGCAACTTATATTTTGGAAAATCCATCGGAAGTCATTCACATGACCATTACAGAATTGGCTGAAGCAGCTCAAAATGCCGAAGCAACGGTTTTTCGCCTGTGCAAAAAACTAGGATTTTCTGGATATCAAGAGTTAAAGATTGCCTTAGCTGGCGATTTATATACCCCTTTAGAATCTGTTTACAAAGAAGTAGATCCTACAGACTCGATTCGCACAATGGCGAGTAAAATATTTTTAGGGATCAACGAAGGGCTGCAAGACACCCTCAAAATTATCGATGAAGATGCTATTGAAAGGGCAATTCAAGCCATCACTACCACGCGGCGTATTGATGTTTATGGTTCAGGGGGCTCGGCTATCATAGCTTCTGACATAGAACATCGGTTTATGCGTTTTGGTATCTCGGTAAGGTCTTATTCCGACCCACATCTCCAAATAGCATCAGCGACCCTACTTCAGCCAGGCGATTTAGTCATTGCAGTATCTCATACAGGTGCAAATCGGGATGTATTAGAGGCTGTAGAAATGGCCAAAAGCAACCAAGTTACTACCATTGCTATTACAAGTTATCTACGTTCCCCCCTCAGCCAAGCAGTAGATATTGCACTCCACGGCATGGGTAGGGAAGTCACATACCGCTCGGAAGCCATGGCTTCTCGATTGATTCATCTAGCTATTGTCGACGTCTTATACGTTGGATCACTGCTTCGCCAACAAGATAAAATCATCGAAAACATGAAAAGGGTTCGTAAGTCCATTGCTAAACGGAAAATATAA